From Nitratidesulfovibrio sp.:
GCGTCGGTGGCGGGCACGCCGTCTTCGGCGGAATAGCGGGCGGAATACACGCCGGGTGCACCGCCAAGGGCGTCCACCTCCAGCCCGGAATCGTCGGCCACGGCGATGCGGCCCGTCAGTTCGGCCACGGTGCGCGCCTTCAGCAGGGCGTTTTCCTCGAAGGTGGTGCCGGTTTCTTCGATTTCGCCGATTTCGGGATAGGCGTCGAGGCCGACCACGGTGACACCGGTATCTTGCAGCATGTCGTTCAGTTCGCGGATCTTGCCCGCGTTGCGGGTGGCCAGCACGATGACGGCGGTGTCATTGGTAATGTTCGGGGGGGTGCTGTTCGGAGGGGTAATGTTCGTGGGGGTGCTGTTCGGGGGGGTGGTCATGGCGTGTCGATGATGTTCGAGGTTGGGGTGAAGGCGGCGGGCAGCCCCACGGCACGGGCCAGGCAGAAGGCCGCCGGGCGCGGGGGCATGCGAAAGCCGCGCGGTGCGCATTGTGCGGAAGAATCGGCCCGGAGGCAATAGCGTGCCGACAGGCTGCGGGCAGAGCCCGGCGTGGCCAGACTGGCCAGATTGGCCAGACGGGACAGGGCCGGGCCAGACGGGCCGACGTGTGGTCAGCCCCTCATGCCCTCGCCCGCCGGGTCGTCCCGCGCGGGTTCCGTCGATTGCGGCACGGCCAGCAGCGGCAGCAGATACAGGGTGATGGTGGTGCCCTTGCCCACCTGGCTTTGCAGGTCCACCTTGCCGCCCATTTCCTCGATGATCTTGCGGCTCATGGCCAGGCCGATGCCCGCGCCCTTCTCCTTGGTGGAGAAGAACGGGCTGAATATCTTGTCGTGCAGTTCCGGCGGAATGCCCACGCCCGTGTCCGCCACGGCCACATACACATGCTGCTGGTTCATGCCGGTGCGCACGGTCAGGCGGCCACCGTCGGGCATGGCTTCCTGCGCGTTCTTCACCAGGTTGATCAGGCACTGCTTGAGCATTTCGCCGTCGCCGTGGGCCTTGGGGATATCCAGCGCAAGCTGCATGTCCACCGTGATGCGCCGCTGGTCGAAGCCCATGCTCATCAGTTCCATGGTCTGGCGGGACAGCAGGTTCAGGTCCACTTCGCCCGTGCGGGGCGAGGTGGGCCGGGCAAAGTTGAGGATGGACTTCAGGATGGTGTCCAGCCGCCGCGACTCTTCCAGAATCACCTGCACCTTGCCACGCGCGGCCTCGTCCAGCGAGGGCGAGCGCAGCAGCGAATTGGCAAAGCCGCCGATGGCGAACAGCGGGTTGCGGATCTCGTGCGCCACGTAGGTGGACAGTTCGCCGATGGCGGCCATCTTTTCGGCCTGTTGCAGGCGGATTTCCATGTTGGTGCGGTTGGTGATGTCGCGCCGCATCTCGATGACCCGCGTCAGTCGGCCCGCATCGTCGGTGACCGGGTAGGTGTACACCCGGAAATACTGCACCCGGCCATCGTCGTTGACCCTGGTGTGGATGCGCTCCGCCTTGTGCCCGGTGCTCACGGTTTCGCGAAAGGTGCAGCCGCCGTGTTCGGGCGGGCAGCAGAAAGAGGCGCCGTCCAGTTGCCAGCAGCAGGTGCCGATCCAGTCGTCCTTGGTGCCGCCCTTGCGTTGCAGGATGTTGCGGTTCAGGTCCACGATGCGGCCTTCGGTGTCCAGCAGCAGGATGTCCTCGTCCACCTGGTCGATGAGCGTGGCGAACAGGTCGCGCGCCTCGCGCAGGTGCAGGTTGCAGGTGGAGCACAGCTTTTCCGAGGCCAGCATTTCCCACACCCACAACGCGCCGCCCGCGTCCAGCAGCGAAACCCCGGCGGGGGCCGCCGCGCGCAGGTCGGCCATGTGGCGGCCATCGTCGGTCAGGTCGATGACCAGGCGCAGTTCGGGCCGGGCCGCGAACAGGGCGGCGGCGTCATCGAAGCGGGGCACCCCCCCGGGCGCGGGCGGCGCGGGGGGCAGGCCCGCGCGGGCCTCCAGCACGGCGAGGGGCGGTGAAGTGGGCAGCGGCGTGCGGCACTCGTGCGGCGTACCCGTGGCATCGGGTGCGCTCAGCGGCTGGCAGGCGTGATGTGCCAACGCTTCGTGGTCCTGCCCGGTCAGCAGCATGCCCGCCAGATGCACCCACGGAAAGCCCTGGAGAAAATCGGGGCGTTGCAGCAGCCCGGCCACCGGGCGCAGGGCGCGGCCCACCCCGGCCAGCGCCACGGGAAAGGGGCGGCGCGGCGCAGCGTACCCTTCCGTTTCGCCCAAGGCAGCGGCACCGACGGGGGGCACGTCTCTTTCGCCCTGTCCGGCATGCATCTGGCCGCATTCGGGACAGCCGGTCGAGGGACGGGACGGTGCATCGCCGGGTTCCGGCGTGGCGGTGTGCGGTGTGCGGGGGCCGGAAGAGGGCTGCGTGGTCATGCGGGGCTCCTTGGGCCGGGGAGTGATGGCGGCGGACGTCCTGCGCGAATGCCGGGATGGAGCATGCTCCACGCCCGGCCTGCCGGACGCGGGGCTTGCGCCCGGCGCACATTGCGGGTACGCGGCACCCAGCACCACGCCCACGGGCCATTCTGCGGTTTCCGCCGCAGGCGTCCGAAGGCGCATCGGCTTCCGTGGCACGGCATGTGCCGCCACGGG
This genomic window contains:
- a CDS encoding XTP/dITP diphosphatase — encoded protein: MTTPPNSTPTNITPPNSTPPNITNDTAVIVLATRNAGKIRELNDMLQDTGVTVVGLDAYPEIGEIEETGTTFEENALLKARTVAELTGRIAVADDSGLEVDALGGAPGVYSARYSAEDGVPATDARNNEKLLAALADVPDAQRTARFRSVIAACASDGRHITAAGAWEGRVAAAPQGDNGFGYDPLFFDPELGRTAATLTRDEKNARSHRGKALRRLLEMWPAFAGGKS
- a CDS encoding ATP-binding protein — protein: MTTQPSSGPRTPHTATPEPGDAPSRPSTGCPECGQMHAGQGERDVPPVGAAALGETEGYAAPRRPFPVALAGVGRALRPVAGLLQRPDFLQGFPWVHLAGMLLTGQDHEALAHHACQPLSAPDATGTPHECRTPLPTSPPLAVLEARAGLPPAPPAPGGVPRFDDAAALFAARPELRLVIDLTDDGRHMADLRAAAPAGVSLLDAGGALWVWEMLASEKLCSTCNLHLREARDLFATLIDQVDEDILLLDTEGRIVDLNRNILQRKGGTKDDWIGTCCWQLDGASFCCPPEHGGCTFRETVSTGHKAERIHTRVNDDGRVQYFRVYTYPVTDDAGRLTRVIEMRRDITNRTNMEIRLQQAEKMAAIGELSTYVAHEIRNPLFAIGGFANSLLRSPSLDEAARGKVQVILEESRRLDTILKSILNFARPTSPRTGEVDLNLLSRQTMELMSMGFDQRRITVDMQLALDIPKAHGDGEMLKQCLINLVKNAQEAMPDGGRLTVRTGMNQQHVYVAVADTGVGIPPELHDKIFSPFFSTKEKGAGIGLAMSRKIIEEMGGKVDLQSQVGKGTTITLYLLPLLAVPQSTEPARDDPAGEGMRG